The following are from one region of the Halomonas qaidamensis genome:
- a CDS encoding DUF72 domain-containing protein, with product MTPPLYLGLPMWANQDWLGSLYPRHAKTDLLSDYAAVFSSVEGNTTFYSGAPKPETVAAWARQTPPHFRFCFKLPATITHDQRLTQPENAWAFIEALAPLHDRLGPTMIQLPRDFSPSELPQLETLLAQWPTHLPCAVEVRHPAFFLKGDAEKALNRLLITYSANRVMLDVRPVFSTPANGHPGLAHAQQEKPKLPLHVLSTANYPVIRFIGHIDKTINTDYFTPWIDRLALWISQGKTPFLFVHTADNHASPELARCLYHEVQHRVTLPALSSFAGEKQSQLF from the coding sequence ATGACGCCACCGCTATACCTTGGTCTCCCCATGTGGGCCAATCAAGACTGGTTGGGCAGCCTGTACCCACGCCACGCTAAAACGGATCTGCTGAGTGACTATGCGGCGGTTTTTTCAAGCGTTGAGGGCAACACAACGTTTTATAGCGGCGCACCAAAGCCAGAAACAGTGGCCGCGTGGGCGCGGCAAACTCCACCCCATTTTCGTTTCTGCTTTAAACTGCCTGCCACGATCACCCATGACCAGCGTTTAACCCAACCCGAAAATGCCTGGGCGTTTATAGAGGCACTCGCGCCACTGCATGATCGTCTTGGCCCCACCATGATTCAGCTACCGCGCGATTTCAGCCCTTCGGAGCTGCCCCAGCTAGAAACACTCCTTGCACAATGGCCGACCCACTTACCGTGTGCAGTGGAGGTACGCCACCCCGCTTTTTTCCTCAAAGGCGATGCTGAAAAAGCCCTTAACCGCTTGTTAATAACTTATTCAGCTAACCGCGTGATGCTTGATGTTCGTCCGGTGTTTTCAACCCCTGCTAATGGCCATCCTGGCTTAGCGCATGCTCAGCAAGAAAAGCCGAAACTCCCGCTACACGTGCTTTCCACAGCAAATTATCCAGTCATTCGCTTCATTGGGCATATTGACAAAACAATTAATACAGACTATTTCACGCCGTGGATTGATCGGCTTGCCCTGTGGATAAGTCAGGGGAAAACCCCTTTCTTATTTGTGCATACTGCCGATAACCACGCGTCACCAGAACTAGCACGCTGTTTGTACCATGAAGTGCAACACCGCGTTACTTTGCCCGCCCTTTCGTCATTCGCTGGTGAGAAGCAGAGCCAACTGTTTTGA
- a CDS encoding sodium-dependent transporter, which yields MAKLAHAQWSSRMGFVLAAAGSAVGLGNIWRFSYMVGDSGGAAFVLVYLACVALVGLPILVAEWMIGRRGQKNPINTMADLAADHGKSKAWALVGVSGVLAAFLILSFYSVIGGWSLNYTLGSVIGTFNGQDADAISGLFGGMLASPVTLLLWHTAFMVLVIGIVARGVTKGLESAARLLMPALVVLMLILVGYGVASGYFGEALAFMFRPDWSALNGGVVLAAMGQAFFTLSLGMGIMMAYGSYLGEDVNLISTARTVIILDTVIALLAGLAIFPIVFANGLSAGEGPGLIFVTLPLAFGNMAGGTILGLMFFLLLTFAALTSAISLLEPTVEMLEERTPMSRVTATLASGIGVWLLGVAALLSFNVWSEVLFFGLNIFDLLDTFTSKILLPLTGLGAIVFVAWCLKRDSVEAELGLSSTGVSVWNVIARFVAPAGVIVVFVTGLL from the coding sequence ATGGCAAAACTTGCACATGCACAGTGGTCATCGCGCATGGGGTTTGTGCTGGCGGCCGCTGGTTCGGCCGTTGGCCTTGGCAACATTTGGCGCTTTTCTTATATGGTGGGCGACAGCGGTGGTGCAGCTTTCGTGCTTGTCTACCTTGCGTGCGTGGCGTTAGTAGGCCTGCCCATTTTGGTCGCTGAGTGGATGATTGGCCGTCGTGGCCAGAAAAACCCAATTAATACCATGGCTGACCTAGCTGCTGATCACGGTAAATCAAAAGCATGGGCATTAGTTGGCGTGAGCGGCGTGTTGGCAGCCTTTTTGATTTTGTCTTTTTACAGTGTCATTGGGGGCTGGTCACTGAACTACACCCTAGGTTCAGTCATTGGTACGTTTAACGGCCAAGATGCTGACGCAATTAGCGGTCTTTTTGGCGGCATGCTGGCTAGTCCGGTTACCCTACTTCTTTGGCATACCGCCTTTATGGTGCTTGTCATCGGGATTGTGGCGCGAGGCGTTACTAAAGGCCTGGAAAGCGCAGCACGGCTGCTAATGCCTGCCCTGGTGGTATTAATGTTGATACTAGTGGGCTATGGCGTAGCCAGCGGCTATTTTGGTGAAGCGCTAGCGTTTATGTTCCGCCCTGACTGGAGTGCGCTGAATGGTGGTGTCGTACTTGCTGCCATGGGCCAAGCCTTCTTCACCCTATCGCTGGGTATGGGCATCATGATGGCTTACGGCTCTTACCTTGGCGAAGACGTTAACCTTATTAGCACGGCACGCACGGTGATCATTCTTGACACGGTGATTGCACTGCTGGCGGGGCTAGCAATCTTCCCCATTGTGTTTGCGAATGGCCTTAGTGCTGGAGAAGGTCCAGGCTTGATTTTTGTCACGTTGCCATTGGCGTTCGGTAATATGGCAGGTGGTACAATTTTGGGCTTGATGTTCTTCTTGCTGCTGACCTTTGCGGCCTTAACATCAGCGATTTCATTGCTGGAGCCAACGGTAGAAATGCTCGAAGAACGTACGCCAATGTCTCGTGTCACCGCCACATTAGCGAGCGGGATTGGCGTATGGCTGCTTGGCGTTGCCGCATTGTTGTCGTTTAACGTATGGTCAGAGGTACTGTTCTTCGGCCTCAATATTTTCGATCTACTCGATACGTTTACTAGCAAGATCCTACTACCACTAACCGGCTTAGGGGCCATTGTGTTTGTTGCGTGGTGTTTGAAGCGCGACAGCGTAGAAGCCGAGCTTGGGCTTTCATCCACTGGCGTTAGCGTATGGAATGTCATCGCACGCTTCGTAGCGCCCGCGGGGGTTATTGTTGTGTTTGTCACCGGGCTACTTTAA
- a CDS encoding PA3496 family putative envelope integrity protein, with translation MRNIERITSVKSELLDIFMSIEVDEHVQRRRSAAQRSLRARRGIELHREFQKLSRDIAPLPDDEEQQESELH, from the coding sequence ATGAGAAATATCGAACGAATTACCTCGGTAAAAAGCGAACTGCTCGACATCTTTATGAGTATAGAAGTCGATGAACATGTTCAACGTCGGCGTAGTGCAGCCCAGCGCAGCCTGCGGGCGCGTCGGGGAATTGAACTGCATCGGGAGTTTCAGAAGTTATCGCGGGATATCGCTCCCTTGCCAGATGATGAAGAACAGCAAGAGAGCGAATTGCATTAA